In one window of Acidobacteriota bacterium DNA:
- a CDS encoding zinc metalloprotease yields MRLKCISLVAVSLLLAGAALADKSDFKIGEDGSVEVKGQYYGDMLEFQLSEQFKRGGHRCASQDLTALEERILLAQPSDCSFSSTTIQSEYDPSNGDTYTIPVVFHIISRTNGTGNIANTLITSQVDILNEDFRALAGTPGGPGTDTKIQFVLASTDPNGNATSGINRVTSNAYFTDPGPGAFNDMKQALRWDTTRYLNIYTNDAAGNLGYATFPQQDAGSVNDGVVLLYSSVGRNSPGGGIYNQGRTATHEVGHYLGLFHTFQSGCGSASSPFTTGDLLADTERQSAPNYNCPNASSCSSRDPIENYMNYTQDTCMDRFTGQQTNRMRCSLINYRSTLVGGTGGPGGGAPCTNCEQYSGNLTGTGDADAQPNGTWYFSAAGTHQGWLEGPGSADFDLELYRWTGRWTRVAQSVSSTSSEQITYNGARGYYYWRVVSYSGSGSYDFYLDRP; encoded by the coding sequence ATGCGACTCAAGTGCATTTCTTTAGTGGCCGTTTCGCTGTTGCTCGCCGGCGCGGCGTTGGCCGACAAGAGTGATTTCAAGATCGGGGAAGATGGCAGCGTCGAGGTGAAAGGCCAGTACTACGGGGATATGCTGGAGTTCCAGCTCTCCGAGCAGTTCAAGCGTGGCGGCCACCGTTGCGCCAGCCAGGACTTGACCGCCCTCGAGGAGCGGATTTTGTTGGCTCAGCCGTCGGATTGCTCCTTCAGCTCGACCACCATCCAGTCCGAGTACGACCCGTCCAACGGGGACACCTACACCATTCCGGTGGTGTTCCACATTATTTCCCGCACCAACGGCACGGGCAACATCGCGAACACCTTGATCACCAGCCAGGTCGACATCCTGAATGAGGATTTTCGCGCCCTCGCCGGCACCCCCGGTGGCCCAGGGACGGACACCAAGATCCAGTTCGTGCTCGCCAGCACGGATCCCAACGGCAATGCCACGTCGGGCATCAATCGGGTGACCAGCAACGCCTACTTCACGGACCCTGGTCCGGGCGCCTTCAACGACATGAAGCAGGCGCTGCGCTGGGATACCACCCGCTACCTCAACATCTACACCAACGATGCCGCCGGCAACCTCGGCTATGCCACCTTCCCGCAGCAGGACGCGGGCAGCGTCAATGACGGCGTGGTGTTGCTGTACTCGTCCGTCGGACGCAACTCCCCGGGCGGTGGTATCTACAACCAGGGTCGTACGGCGACCCACGAGGTCGGTCACTACCTCGGTCTGTTCCACACCTTCCAGAGTGGCTGTGGCTCGGCCAGCTCGCCGTTCACCACCGGTGACTTGCTCGCCGACACGGAGCGTCAGAGCGCGCCGAACTACAACTGCCCGAACGCCAGTAGCTGCAGCAGTCGTGATCCGATCGAGAACTACATGAACTACACGCAGGACACCTGCATGGATCGCTTCACCGGTCAGCAGACCAACCGCATGCGTTGCTCGCTGATCAACTACCGCAGCACCCTGGTGGGCGGTACCGGCGGTCCCGGTGGTGGCGCGCCGTGCACCAACTGCGAGCAGTACAGCGGCAACCTGACCGGCACCGGCGACGCCGATGCCCAGCCCAACGGCACCTGGTACTTCTCGGCCGCCGGCACCCATCAGGGTTGGCTCGAGGGTCCGGGCTCGGCCGACTTCGATCTCGAGCTCTACCGCTGGACCGGCCGCTGGACGCGGGTCGCCCAGTCGGTCAGCAGCACGTCGTCGGAGCAGATCACCTACAACGGCGCGCGCGGTTACTACTACTGGCGCGTGGTTTCCTACAGCGGCAGCGGCTCCTACGACTTCTACCTCGATCGTCCGTAG
- a CDS encoding AbgT family transporter, with product MKESRFRVPHTLVLLFGMVVLAYLMTLVLPAGEFQRVTNEQGRQQVEPGTYQVLEEPPNLSPITVFSAIPRSFAIHSTAEIIFFIFIVGGFFAVFRATGAVDAGISRLIDLLGHRPFWLVAGAMAAFAVGSSTIGMAEEYIPFIPVLITLFVALGFDTVTAVAVVCIGYGVGYGAAAINPFTVLIAQGIAGVEPASAQGFRWILLAVFFVIGLHHVWRYARRIKADPDQSLVAGIPVPANMKAPEKAPLTLRHVLVLIALIAALVLLIWGIKAKGWYLVEMGSLFLALSVLVALLGGIAPSKTAKAFCDGAAELTSTALIIGVARAIETVLNDGKVIDTVIHGIAAPLQQMGATGAAIGMFLVQSLCNLFIPSGSGQAFVTMPIMAPLADLVGISRQIAVLAYQFGDGFTNILVPTNAVLIGILTLAGIPYDRWVRLIFPFMIKVWIAGSIALAVAVAIGLK from the coding sequence ATGAAAGAGTCGCGTTTTCGCGTTCCCCACACCCTGGTTCTGCTCTTCGGGATGGTGGTGCTGGCCTACCTGATGACCCTGGTTCTGCCGGCCGGAGAGTTCCAGCGGGTGACCAACGAGCAGGGCCGACAGCAGGTGGAGCCCGGCACCTACCAGGTGCTCGAAGAGCCGCCGAATCTGTCGCCGATCACCGTCTTCTCGGCGATTCCGCGCTCTTTCGCCATCCACAGCACCGCCGAGATCATCTTCTTCATCTTCATCGTCGGCGGTTTCTTCGCCGTCTTTCGCGCCACCGGTGCCGTCGATGCCGGCATCAGCCGACTCATCGACCTGCTCGGCCACCGGCCCTTCTGGCTGGTCGCCGGCGCCATGGCGGCCTTTGCGGTGGGCTCCTCGACCATCGGCATGGCGGAGGAATACATCCCCTTCATCCCGGTCCTGATCACCCTCTTCGTCGCCCTCGGGTTCGACACCGTGACCGCCGTCGCGGTGGTCTGTATCGGCTACGGCGTCGGCTACGGGGCCGCCGCCATCAATCCCTTCACGGTGCTCATCGCCCAGGGCATCGCCGGCGTCGAGCCGGCGTCGGCCCAGGGTTTCCGCTGGATTCTGCTGGCGGTCTTCTTCGTCATCGGCCTACACCACGTCTGGCGCTACGCGCGCCGCATCAAAGCCGATCCAGACCAGAGCCTGGTGGCCGGAATCCCGGTGCCTGCGAACATGAAAGCGCCCGAGAAGGCACCCCTCACGCTGCGCCACGTCCTGGTGCTGATCGCCCTCATCGCCGCCCTCGTGTTGTTGATCTGGGGCATCAAGGCGAAGGGCTGGTATTTGGTCGAGATGGGTAGCCTCTTCCTCGCCCTGTCGGTGCTCGTCGCCCTGCTCGGCGGCATCGCTCCCAGCAAGACCGCCAAGGCCTTCTGCGACGGCGCCGCCGAGCTCACCTCGACGGCCCTGATCATCGGCGTCGCGCGGGCCATCGAGACGGTCCTCAACGACGGCAAGGTCATCGACACGGTGATCCACGGCATCGCCGCACCGCTGCAACAGATGGGCGCCACCGGCGCCGCCATCGGCATGTTTCTGGTGCAGTCCCTGTGCAACCTGTTCATCCCCTCCGGCAGCGGCCAGGCCTTCGTCACCATGCCGATCATGGCGCCGCTCGCGGACCTGGTCGGCATCTCACGGCAGATCGCCGTCCTCGCCTACCAGTTCGGTGACGGCTTCACCAATATTCTGGTGCCGACCAACGCCGTTCTGATCGGTATCCTGACCCTCGCC
- a CDS encoding SatD family protein yields the protein MGARNAVRGVLIADVVASRRASDFAAVRERVLAAASTDHRREGWIEAPYAVTAWDEFQGLASGPQHLPRMVFDLRLRFQPLELRIGLGVGEVQRSSAESLNLSATGPAFERARNALEALSGPTGKIPTRTRFGSPDGALDRMVNLIYGLHDSLAAKTSRRQWETILAWSAAADGEEAARRLGLAGPSTVSRNLRRGAYWQMIEVRDSLVELLADWHRRWRSQAST from the coding sequence ATGGGTGCAAGAAACGCCGTCCGTGGTGTCCTCATCGCCGACGTCGTCGCCTCGCGTCGGGCGAGCGACTTCGCCGCCGTGCGCGAGCGCGTGCTGGCCGCTGCCTCGACCGACCACCGCCGAGAGGGCTGGATCGAAGCGCCCTATGCGGTCACCGCCTGGGACGAGTTCCAAGGTCTTGCGAGCGGTCCCCAGCATCTGCCTCGAATGGTGTTCGATCTGCGGCTGCGTTTTCAGCCCCTCGAGCTGCGCATCGGGCTCGGCGTCGGCGAGGTGCAGCGCAGCTCTGCCGAATCGCTCAACCTGTCGGCGACGGGGCCGGCCTTCGAGCGGGCCCGCAACGCCCTCGAGGCCCTGTCAGGACCCACTGGCAAGATCCCCACTCGCACCCGCTTCGGTAGCCCCGATGGAGCGCTCGATCGGATGGTCAACCTGATCTACGGTTTGCACGACTCCCTGGCCGCCAAGACCAGTCGCCGCCAATGGGAGACGATCCTCGCCTGGAGCGCCGCAGCCGATGGCGAGGAGGCGGCCCGGCGGCTCGGTTTGGCGGGCCCTTCGACTGTCAGCCGCAATCTGCGTCGCGGCGCCTACTGGCAGATGATCGAGGTGCGGGACTCGCTGGTCGAGCTGCTCGCCGACTGGCATCGGCGCTGGCGCTCGCAGGCGTCGACCTGA